Proteins found in one Ornithorhynchus anatinus isolate Pmale09 chromosome 8, mOrnAna1.pri.v4, whole genome shotgun sequence genomic segment:
- the MACC1 gene encoding metastasis-associated in colon cancer protein 1 → MSAEERIHHKSGGIPRSRSEGNLIDIDERKPSTNGNITGGQEDLCVNWSDIFTQNDGRIYESTNPFREELSASNPFLDDIAQLRNNEKRDMNVSILKEDPLLFFREADCGSSFDSSGEDLGTHDLQRKPSARKCGRSKSVSEILDILDSQNYDPESPGGSNEILAHDMEWLQNDREAYKMAWLSHRQLARSCLDLGTMSQSPGWAQTQATDTLTVCRLDHEGGSVQLPESDITVHVPQGHVAAGEFQEVALRAFLEAPPSLNHDHSCTVSPLLEVTLSNLNTTEAILLEMKIAAEVKADPFSQVMTEIVCLHSCHKGGPFRVLNNCYVYQDTVQVKLTDLSRVSYLVAVVQAKAITSPATTVWDYIQRTISVGIYGPKYIHPSFTAVFTACGHNYMPGKLTIYDIKRGGKNTSPVVFQLWGKHKFVLDRPQDLSVVLLSRDPDFEVKTEDQRKEIKEEQLKAGEVVHRQFPFCTVGRGGRHLFVFLVQIEGRNHSPVTQFYITTPDPAPKLLRFPETRNHLQKRKEIKSAPLPLPTVIKYPRFQDRSLSFAHYAVTLKTVLRQSKVDYLLEYFKGDTIALLGGGKVKAIGQTKIKEWFVGVLRGRIGLVHHKNVKVISKEQVMSMVDCSFTSKKLLEQMAFPFKKLTYIYSAVLTLVSEKVYDWKALADALGYSHLSLEDFDQIQVDKESDRVAYVVKKLKEDCHADRNKRRFLYELVVALLKMDCQGLVAHLIQDTVILTSAVKLGKCWRELAEKLARLTKQQIEAYEVPHQGRAGQVALEMMWKPAYDFLYTWGAHYGDSYRDVLRDLQSALDKMKNPVTKQWRELTGALILVNCMEVLRANAFPIMEN, encoded by the exons ATGTCAGCAGAGGAAAGGATTCACCACAAGTCGGGAGGCATTCCACGCAGCAGATCAGAAGGAAATTTGATTGACATAGATGAAAGAAAACCTTCAACAAATGGCAATATAACAG GAGGACAAGAAGACTTATGTGTTAACTGGTCTGATATATTTACCCAGAATGATGGTCGTATTTACGAATCTACCAATCCCTTCAGGGAAGAACTCTCAGCTTCTAATCCATTCTTAGATGACATTGCCCAGTTAAGGAACAACGAAAAGAGGGACATGAACGTTTCCATCTTGAAAGAAGATCCTTTGCTTTTCTTTagggaagcagactgtggaagtTCTTTTGATTCATCAGGTGAAGACCTAGGTACTCATGACTTGCAAAGGAAGCCCTCAGCAAGGAAATGTGGGAGGTCCAAAAGCGTTTCGGAGATTCTAGATATTTTAGATAGTCAGAACTATGATCCCGAGAGCCCAGGAGGCTCTAATGAGATCCTAGCTCATGACATGGAGTGGCTTCAAAATGACCGCGAGGCCTACAAGATGGCGTGGTTAAGTCACCGGCAGCTGGCCCGCTCCTGTTTGGATTTAGGGACGATGAGTCAGAGCCCAGGGTGGGCACAGACCCAAGCTACAGACACCCTCACCGTCTGCAGGCTAGACCACGAAGGAGGCTCAGTCCAGCTCCCCGAGTCGGACATCACTGTCCACGTGCCTCAGGGACACGTAGCAGCCGGGGAGTTCCAAGAGGTAGCCTTGAGAGCTTTCCTTGAGGCTCCGCCATCCCTCAACCACGATCATTCGtgcaccgtgagccccctgttAGAAGTCACGTTGAGTAACCTCAACACCACGGAAGCCATTCTTCTGGAAATGAAGATTGCCGCCGAAGTGAAGGCGGATCCCTTCAGCCAAGTCATGACGGAGATCGTGTGTTTGCACAGCTGCCACAAAGGTGGGCCTTTCAGAGTCCTGAACAACTGTTACGTTTACCAAGATACAGTCCAGGTGAAATTAACTGACCTGAGTCGGGTGAGTTACCTGGTGGCGGTAGTGCAGGCTAAAGCCATCACATCCCCGGCTACCACGGTTTGGGATTATATCCAGAGGACCATCTCCGTTGGAATTTATGGGCCCAAATATATTCATCCCAGTTTTACGGCAGTTTTTACAGCTTGTGGACATAACTACATGCCTGGGAAACTCACAATTTATGATATCAAAAGGGGTGGAAAGAACACATCCCCGGTCGTGTTTCAGCTCTGGGGGAAGCATAAATTTGTCCTCGACAGACCACAGGACCTTAGTGTTGTGCTGCTATCTCGTGATCCTGATTTTGAGGTGAAGACGGAAGACCAACGGAAAGAAATTAAAGAAGAGCAGTTGAAAGCAGGGGAAGTGGTCCACCGGCAATTTCCGTTCTGTACCGTGGGACGAGGGGGAAGGCATTTGTTCGTTTTTCTCGTCCAGATCGAGGGTCGAAACCACAGCCCAGTGACGCAGTTCTACATCACAACACCTGATCCGGCCCCCAAGTTGCTTAGGTTCCCCGAAACACGGAATCAtctgcagaaaaggaaagagatcaaatctgctcctctgccactgcccACAGTCATTAAATACCCCAGGTTTCAGGACAGAAGTTTGAGTTTTGCCCACTACGCTGTGACTCTCAAGACGGTGCTACGTCAGAGTAAGGTGGACTACTTACTCGAGTATTTCAAAGGGGACACGATAGcccttcttggaggaggcaaagtgaaagCCATCGGACAAACCAAAATCAAGGAATGGTTTGTCGGGGTTCTCAGAGGAAGGATTGGCCTCGTGCACCACAAAAATGTGAAAGTGATTTCGAAGGAACAAGTGATGAGCATGGTCGACTGCTCATTCACCTCCAAGAAACTTCTCGAACAAATGGCCTTTCCCTTTAAGAAACTGACGTACATCTATTCAGCAGTCTTGACGTTGGTGTCGGAGAAAGTTTACGACTGGAAAGCCTTAGCTGATGCTCTAGGATATTCCCATCTGTCACTGGAAGATTTTGATCAGATCCAAGTGGACAAAGAGTCAGATAGAGTTGCCTATGTTGTGAAGAAGCTGAAGGAAGACTGCCACGCGGACAGAAATAAGAGGAGATTTCTCTATGAGCTTGTTGTT GCACTGCTGAAGATGGATTGCCAAGGGTTAGTGGCACATCTTATCCAAGATACTGTGATTCTAACTTCAGCTGTCAAACTTGGGAAGTGCTGGAGGGAACTGGCAGAAAAGTTAGCCCGCCTCACTAAACAACAGATTGAAGCGTATGAAGTTCCCCATCAAGGCAGAGCTGGTCAAGTTGCTCTAGAG